The sequence TGCGCTCCGGCAAGGCGCGCTACATCGCGCACGCCGAGGCGGAGAAGAGCCGCATCCTGAAGATCCACATCGACACGTTCAGCGGGCAGCCCACCAAGGACGAGCTGGGGCTGCTCCAGTGGCGGCCTGGAAGCGGGGCCACCTGGTTCCTGCCCGCCACGCCCATGGTGGGGAAGGTCGCCAACGAGCAGCAGGCGTTGTCCCGCCGCATCCTCGCCGAGCATGGCTTCGAGTTCGTCACCGAGTACGTGTGTGGACCGCGCCTGGCCCGGGCGCTGCACATCCTCCTCTACAACCGGCAGGACGCCGAGGAGCGCCAGCGCGCCGGGCGCTGCTTCCGAGCCCTGCTGAAGGCCTATGCCGAGGCCGGCTTCACGGTGGCCCGGGCGCCGCTCGACATGCAGCAGGAGGCGATGGCCCAGCTCCAGGGCGTGCCCGAGGTGCTCTCGCGCATCAAGCGGGCCCTGGATCCGGAGGGCATCCTGGCCCCTGGCAAGTACGGCGTCTCCTGAATCGCGGGCGGTGGCCCGGGGGCCTTACTGGCAGGAGGCGCGGTCGTTCAGCACGTTGAGGTGGCCCTCCGCCGTGCCCGTCATCGACACGGCGTAGATGCCTCCATCCCAGTTCCCGTTGTTGAAGGTGACATCGGCATGGGGGGCCAGCAGCGTGCCCCAGATGCCGATGCTGCTGGCATGGAAGGTCGTCGCCTCCGGGAGGTTGTAGAGGATGCCGTGGGCATCGATGCCTCCGCTCATCGTGATGCCCATGTTCGAGAGCGTGGCGGTGGTGCCTCGGATGTTGATGATCGCCAGCGAGCCGGCTGGCGCGCGGATGTCCAGCTGGTTGAGGCCGTTCAAGGCGCTGCCCTGCACCTCGAAGACGTTCACCTTGGGGTTCGTGCCGCTCAGCGAGAGCAGGTGGTAGCCCCCGGACGAGCGCGTCGCCGTGCCCGTGGGAGTCAGGGCCGCGAGCTGGGCGGACAGGCTGCGCAACTGGGTGAAGCGGGCGGCGAAGTCGATGGGCGCGCCGCGCGACAGGGTGCCCCGGTGGAAGGTGACGCCCCCGCCCGTGCTGTAGGCGCCTCCATAGAAGGCCTCACCCCAGACGCTGCCGCTGGTGAGGTTCAGGTTGCCTCCCGCCACCAGGAGCCGGGAGACGTTGTTGTTCGGCAGGTCCTCGCCCACCGAGAAGCTCATCATGTGGATGTTGCCGCCTGCCGCGACCTTGCCCCGCACGTCCATGCCTCCGGTGTAGTTGCGCAGCACGAAGAGGGTGTAGTCGCTCAGCCGGATCTCGGTGCCCACGATCGAGACCCTGCGAGAGGCCGTGGCCACGCGGCCCCCTCGGTCCGCCACCCGGTACGAGAGCGTGTACTGACCCGGGACGGAGGTGTTCACGTTGCCGGAGGTGACGATCCGCGAGGTGATGTCGCCTTCGCACTGATCGTGGGCCGTGGCGCCCGGCTCGACGAAGGGCGCTCCGCACACCAGGGACAGGGAGGGGGAACCCTGGAGGGTCAAGGCAGGGGGGAGCGTGTCGGCCACCGTGACCGTGACGACGGCTGGAGCGGAGCGGTTGCCGGCCGCATCCGTCGCGACATAGCTCAGCGTGTAACCGGGAGCAGGGCGTGGCTCTCCCAGGTTCACCGAGCCGCTCACGGTGATGCTGCTCTGGGGCAGGGGGCCGTCGCAGGGATCGCTCGCGGTGGCCCCTGGCGGGGTGAAGGTGGCTCCCGCGGTGCACTCCCGTGACAGGTTCGGCGGCCCGCTGACGGTGAGCGTCGGCGGCACCTTGTCCAGCACCTCCACCACGCCCGAGCAGCTCGCGGCGTGGTTCGCCCGATCCGTGCACGTCAGCGTCACCGTCGTCGTGCCGATGTCATAGGGGCCCTCCGGGCTCTGCGTGCAGCCCACCAGGTCGCCATCCGGATCGCTGGAGCCTTCGTTGATGTCCGCGGGCAAGCCACAGGTGAGCGTCGCGGTGACCGTCACGTTCCGGCAGAGGGCCACCGGCGGGTGGGAGCCGCTCGGCAACTGGGGGCGCTTGCAGAACGAGGTGCACGTCCCGATGGTGGCGTTGGCGTCGCCGGTGCGGCCGTTCTTGATGCCCTCGTCGCACTCTTCGCCGTGGACGGTGTCCACCACGCCGTCTCCGCACCAGTTGTTCCGGCATGACCACGAGCACGTCTCCCTGGCCGGCTGTCCGGAGACCGCGGGCGCCCCGTTGAGCAGATCGCCCAGGTCGCACTCCTCGCCCGTCATCGGATCGGGCGTGCCGCAGCCGGCACTCTGCGCCGCGGCGCCTCGCACCACCAGGTAGGGCGTGCCCACCTCGGGCCGCGCCTCGCCCTCGCTGTAGTCCAGGTAGGTGCGCTGGCCCGGGATGGGGGCTCCCGTCGAGCTCTTCGCGAGCGCCGCGAACGCGAAGGTGTGCTCCGGGTAGGTGGTGAACACCGAGCGCGCCGCGCACCCATCACCCGAGAGCATGTCGTCCGTCAGGCCGTCCGAGAGCAGGGAGGGAGACATCTGGAACAGGTGCCCGCTGTCGGCGCAGCCTTGCACGCCCGTCACCCGGAAGGTGCCGAAGGGCTCCAGGAGCGGCACCGCCGTGTCGGGCGGGGCGCTCTGATAGGCGCAGCCCAGGGCGATGTACATCGCGGTCAGGTACTGAGGAGAGTCGAGCACGAAGTGGATCGCGCGCTCGACCAGCTCCTCGGTGCCGTTGGAGGTCGGGTCCGTCGCCAGGAGCGCGACGTTGCCGTCGACGATGGCTCCCCAGGCCGAGCGGCTGTCGATGGCGGCCTGGAACGCGTCCGTGCCGCTCTGACACGCCGCATCGCCGATGACGAGGGCTCGGTAGGTCATGAACTGCTCGGCCGACATGGCCCGCCACTGCGACGGGGTGACGACGTGGACCTCCGAGCCATAGAAGCGGCCCGCCGCCACCGCCTCGCGGCTCCGAAGGCCGCCGCTGACGCTGCTGGCGAGGATCAGCACCTTGTTGGTGCTCCGGCTGAAGGGCTCGATGTCCCGCTCTCCACAGGACAGAGCCATGACGGCAACCACGAGCGCCCATGCGCGCCCCATGGAACTGAGTCCCATGCTGAGCCCCTTCGCTGCGGCGGACCCCGACAGTCCGCTCCGGGGGGGATGATACGCGAGATTCACCGCGCCGGAGCGTCCGTCCGAGGCCCGACCGCCGGGGCAGGGGGTGCGGCCGGATAGTACACAACCCATCCGGTAGTGTGGTATCTGCACAACCCGTTACCACCCATCCGGAGGAGCACTCCTCCGCGCGACAGGAGCAGTCATGCCCCCCACTGACGAGCGGGACTACTACGAGCGCATCTACAAGGTCGTGAACCAGATTCCCCGAGGCAAGGTGGCCACCTACGGGGACGTCGCCGCCATCGTGGGAGATGGGTGCGACGGCCGAATCGTCGGCCACGCGCTGGGAGCGCTGGGGCCGCGCTCGGTCCAGGTGGCCTGGCAGCGCGTCCTCGGCCGCAATGGGAAGATCACCACCTCCGGCCTCCATCAGACAGACAAGCTGGCCGCCGAGGGCGTCGAGTTCGACGAGCGGGGCTACGTCCTCATGAACCGCTGCCACTGGGAGGGGCCCACCGAGGAGTGGGCCCTGGCCAACGGCTTCCAGATGCTGCCCAAGGGCGGCGCGACCGACGAGCCGGACAACCAGCTCAGCCTGTTCTGAGGCGGAAAACCGAGGGTCCCCGAGGCGACTCGTGGGATTCTCGGCGCATGACCGAGATCGAGACCATCGAGTCCTTCGAGCGGCACCTGCGCAGCGGGGCCTCTCTGCGCGGTGTGGTCCTCCAGGGGCTGGATCTGCGCGGCTACACCCGGGAGCTCGCCTCCGTCGTGCTGGCGGGCTCCGTCTTCCTGGGCTGTCAGCTCGAGCAGGAGTCCGTGCAGGCCGCGCTCGCGCAGGGCGCCATGGTCTTCCCGCCCTTCCTGGGGCTGCCCTACCTGCCGTATCGCAGCGGCCTCTACTCGACCGAGGAGCTCTACGCCGGGTTCGATCCGTCCCGGCCCGAGAGCTACGCCGACACCCTGGACGCGCGCATCTATGCCCACTGGAGCGCGCAGGGCCGGGCGCACCCGGTCTCGATCGTGGAGGCGCTGGCGCAGCGGCTGCACGACCACGCCATCACCGACGCGATGGAGGAGCTGTTGGCCGGCGGGGGGAAGCACCGCAAGGTGGTGGCCATCATGGGCGGCCACTCCATGCTCCGAGGCCAGCCGGACTACCGGGGCGTGGCGGTGCTCGCCCGGGAGCTGACGCGCCACGGCTTCTTCATGGCGAGCGGCGGCGGCCCCGGCGCCATGGAGGCCACCCATGTGGGGGCCTGGTTCGCTCGCCGCGGCGAGGCGGAGCTGGACGCGGCGCTGGCCATCCTCGCCCGGGCGCCGAGCTACAAGGATCGGGAGTGGCTCTCTCGGGCCTTCGAGGTGCGCGCCGCCTTCCCGCTGAGCGCGGAGGATCGCCCGGCCTGTGCCAGCCTGGGCATCCCCACCTTCCACTACGGCCACGAGCCGCCCAACGCCTTCGCCACCCACGTGGCCAAGTACTTCGCCAACAGCGTGCGCGAGGAGGGCCTGATCACCATCGCGAAGGCGGGCATCGTCTACTCCCCCGGGAGCGCGGGCACCATCCAGGAGATCTTCCAGGACGCCTGCCAGAACCACTACAACACCGTGGGCGTGGTCAGCCCCATGATCTTCCTGGGGCGCGAGTTCTGGACGCGCACCCGCCCCATCTACCCGCTGCTGGAGCAGCTCGCCCAGGGGCAGGAGTACGCGCGCTTCCTGCGCATCACCGACTCGCTGGAGGAGATCGTCCAGGCGTTGGAGGAGTACGACCGCTTCCACACCCTGAGCACGATTCCCCGCTGAGCGCCCGCGGGCTCGCGGGAGGGGTTGCAGGCTCCTGACGGTCATCCCTGATAGCGGCGCGTGCAGCTTTGGCCGTGGCCCGGCCGCGAGCTGCCGGAAGTTCCGCTGTGTGCCCATCTGGTGCCAGTGAGAGGTATGGTCCGCCGCCATGCCAACTCCTCACATTTCCGCCGCACCGGGAGACTTCGCCGAAGTGGTGTTGATGCCCGGAGATCCGCTCCGAGCTCGCTACATCGCCGAGCGCTTCCTGCAGGACGCCCGCCAGGTCACCGCGGTGCGCAACATGTACGGCTACACCGGCACCTTCCAGGGCCGGAGGCTCTCGGTGATGGGCCATGGGATGGGCATCCCCTCCCTGTCCATCTACGCCACCGAGCTCATCAAGGAGTACGGAGCCAAGGTGCTCATCCGCGTCGGCAGCTGCGGGGCCATCCGGAAGGACGTGCCCATGCGGAGCGTCATCGTCGCGACGGGGGCCGGCACGGACTCGAAGGTCAACCGCATGCGGCTCTTGGATCATGACTTCCCGGCCGTGGCGGACTTCACCCTGGCCCGGAGGGCCGTGGAGGCGGCCGAGCGGCGCGGCAAGGCGGTGCGCGTGGGCTCCGTCTTCTCCACGGACTTCTTCTACCACCCGCAGACCCAGCTCCTGGACGTGGTCGAGCGCATGGGGATGCTGGCCGTGGAGATGGAGGTGGCCGGGCTCTACGGCGTGGCCGCCGAGTTCGGGGCCCGGGCGCTCGCGCTGCTCACGGTGTCCGATCAGATCCGCCTGGGACAGAGCCTGACGCCGGAGGAGCGGCAGCTCACGTTCGATGAAATGATCGAGGTGGCGCTGGACGTCGTCGTCGCCGAGAGCGGCTCCGGCGCCTGAGCGCCCTCACTCGGGTTCGGACTGCGTGTCGCTCGAGGTGTACTCGGGCGCCGTGGGGGCCTCGCGTCCCCAGGGACCGGGCTCCTTGAGCACCCAGCGCCGGGCGAGCTCATCGCCCGCTCGGCGCAGCAGCCGGTCGGCCCGGGCGTAGTCCGGGTGTTCGGGCAGGGGGCTCTTGTCGCGGGCCGCCTCGAGCTCTGGGGCAAGCGCCTCGGCATCCCGGAGCACCTCGTCCAGAGCGACCCGGCCATTCTTGATGTCGAGCAGCCGCTCGCGCAGCGCGCCCGTGGCCTCGAAGACGGGGGCACCGTCGCGCAGCCAGCCCGTGGCCAGGGCAATGAGCCGGAGCAGGTTGTAGGCGTTTTTGGGCCGCAGCTCCCGAGAGTCGGGCGGGCGCCGGCCACCGCCGCGGGCGTAGCGGGTGAGCGCCGCGAAGTCGTTGGCCTCGATGAGCCCCTGGTCCGACAGCGAGCGGTAGAGCTGCTTGATGTACGTCTTGGCCGCGAGGATGCCATCCTCGACGGTGGGGGCCTGGCGCGGCGAGTGCTTCGCCAGCCGGCGGGCCACCTCGTCCAGGTCCGGAGCGGGTTCCTCGCAGAGCCAGTCGAGGACGAGATCGCGGTGCTCGGCCAGGCGCTGCGAACTGGACAGCTTGTGGAGCTGGCTCAGGGCGTAGCGGCCGAAGCTGCCGAAGATGTTGCGGGACACGAAGGCTTCGCGCTCGGCGAGCATCCACTCGCCGAGGACGTCCTGGGCTCTGACGGATGGGACGAAGAGCAGCTCCAGCGTGTTGGGATCGGCGCGGAGCGCCTGATCGATGGCCTTGCGGTACTCCCAGTAGGTGGTGCTGCCATCGGCGCTGACGAGATCCCGTGGCACCTCACCCAGCCCCCACGTCCACGACAGAGGCAGGGCGAAGACACCACGCGCGTCCGTGTCCGAGCCCTCGTGGGCGAGCCCCCAGGCTCGCGAGCCCACGGTGGCCTCGAGCACCACGCAGGGCTGGAGCGCCTCCCAGGCGGCGGCGCGGCGCAGGGCGAACTGCACCTGACCGGGCTTGCGCGGCACCAGCTCCTCGCGCGCGTACCAGAGCTCGCCCACGCCGACGATCTGCACGTCGAAGCCGCCGTCGCGGGCGCGGACGACCCGACCCACCATGCCCTGGGGGACGCGGCGCTCTCCGGCCAGGCGAGCGACACGGGTGATGATCTCCGTGCCATGGGGCAGGGGAACGGAGAGGGGGTCGACGCTCTCGAGACCTTTGATTCGGGGAGTGCCGTGGCTCATGCGCGTGCCGCCCTCCGTGCGAGGACGCCCAGGAGCCCGAGGAGGATCAGCGCGAACGACGCACTGTCCGTGGTGCCACAGCCGCACCCTCCCGAGTCCTCCATGTCATCCGGGAGCCCGGTGCCACCATCCGGATTCCCGGTACCACCATCCGAGCCGCTCGGCCCCGTGCCGGAGTCCGGAGTCTGCCCTCCGCCATCGGGCAGGTCCGTTCCTCCATCCTGGCCACCGCCGCTGGTGCCGAAGCCGAGCGCGCCGATGTCCAGGGTGCTGCCCGTGGGACGGGGCTCGCTGGACTGGTGCTTCACGTACTGGCGAGACAGCGGGTGGGCGCTCGTCTCGGCCGGGGGCGCGACGGCCTTGCCACGCAGCGGCGAGGAGGTGAGAAGGTGGAAGTCCTGGCCCGCGAGGCTCACGAAACCCGGGTCGCTCCCCGTGATGTTGCCGCCCGTGTCCACGACCGAGCCCGTGACTGTCGAGAAGGAGGACACATAGCTCGGCTTGTACCAGTTGCCGCCGTGGCGCAGGGTGCCGGCGCCGCCGAACAGCTCGAGGTTGTTGCCGCTCGCGGTGAGGAAGACGACGTTGCCGGTGACATGGGCCGTCTGGGGCTCACTGGACAGACGCACCAGCGTGGTGCGGTCCGTGCGAGTGGAGACGATGGTGTTGTTCCAGAGGTAGAGCGTGCCGCGGTAGGTCGACTCGTTGCCGTTGTCGCCGCCGAAGTGGACGATCTGCCGGTTGCCCGCGCCATCTGGCTCGACGAGCACGTTGCCGTAGACGAACGTGCGCAGGTAGGACGGATCGGCGCGGAGCGTGGCGCTGGTGGACTCCACGAGATCGATCTGCCGGTTGCCGCCCTCGATCCAGTTGTACCGGACGACGGTGCCGGCGGAGCGATCCTTGAGGTTGTTGCCCAGGCAGTTGGCGCACGGCGGGCCGAAGTGGTTGTACTGGTACACGATGCCGAGGGCCTCGGTGTACGTGTTGTGCTCGAGGATGCTGCCCGAGTTGCCGTTGCCGTGGATGGAGTTGCCCTCGATGAGCACGTCCGTTGTGCTGTTCGCGATGAACAGCCCGTTGCCGTTGTCCTCGAGGACGCAGTTGCGGATGACGATGTGCTCGCCCTTCTCGATGAAGATGCCGGCGGCGTTGGCGTTGTAGGTGGAGGTGCCGCTGCGGCCGGTGAATGAGCCCCGGGCCCGGCGCAGGTGCAGCCCTTCGATGACGATGTAGGCGGGGAGGGTGTCCGCCGGAGTGTTGGAGCCACCGATCTTGATGATGCCGCGCTCCTCGTTCCAGTAGTTGAGCTGGGAGCGGGTGGTGGCGCCTTCCCCGTGGATGATGGGCCGCTGGCCCTGTGCATCCGGCACGCCACGGACCGTGATGGGTGCTGCCTGGGTTCCCCTGCGGCCGATCACCCACTTCTCGGCGTAGGGCGTGGGCCGCGCGTGGATGAAGACGGTATCCCCTGGGCTCAGCGACTCCCAGGGGACATCACCGATATTGGCGTAGGTCTGACTGGGGCCGACCCGATACTCCGCCGCGGATGCGACCAGTGGCAGTGCAAGCAGGGTGAGGACAGCGGAGAGAGCACGCATGGATCAACCTCCTGGTCGTCAGGCTAGTCGCTGGCGGCTCCTGCTGGAAACCCCGATTGCACGTGAGCAGCTTCGTGCGCCTGAGGGAGATCGGCCGGGTTCCTGGTCTCGTTGAGTGCGTGAGGCGCGCCGGGGTAAGAGTGTGCGCATCATGTCCTCATTCAAGGCTCTCGTTGGCTTCGTGCTCCTCCTCGTCACGGGTTGCATCTCGCTTCCAGGCATCGAGCCGGCGGTGGCTCCCACGATCATCGAGAGCACACAGTCCGCGACCACCGTGATGGCCTCAGCCCCTGTCACCTTTCACGTGACGGTGCAGGACTCGACGGCAAGCGTGCTTCGCTTCGAGTGGACAGCCAGTACGGGGACTCTCGGGACGCCAACGAGCACGGATGCCACGAGCGAGGTGACATGGACCGCGCCGCTCTGTGTACCCGCTGGGACGCTGGCCACCATCACCGTGAGCGTCACGAACGGCGCGGAGCTTTCTGCCTCCAAGACCTTCGACATCTCCGCCAACCCTTGCCCTGAGCCTGCCGTCTCGGCAGGCGGCACTCACTCGTTGGCCCTGAGAGCCGACGGTACCGTTTGGAGTTGGGGCAGTGATGGGACGGGAGTGAACCACCTCGAGCCCGTGCAGGTGGCGGGACTGAACAGCGTCATCGCTGTCTCGGCAGGGACGAACTTCTCCCTGGCTTTGCGAAGTAACGGCACCGTTTGGGCCTGGGGGCGCAATGCATATGGTCAACTCGGCGATGGGTCGACGACCGACCGTCTTACTCCTGCGCAGGTATCTGGGTTGAGCAACATCACTGCCATGGCCGCAGGTGGGAGCCATGCTCTGGCCCTCCGAGGTGATGGCTCCGTCTGGGCCTGGGGGAGAAACTTCTACGGACAACTAGGTGATGGGAAGACGGAAGACCAGTCCACTCCCGTACAAGTAGCGGGACTGAGCAACATCACCGACATCTCTGCCGGGTTCTCTCATTCCCTTGCGCTCAAGAGTGATGGTTCCGTGTGGGCGTGGGGCGACAACGGGCAGGGCCAGCTCGGTGATGGGACAAGGTCCCATCGCTCCACTCCAGTACAAGTATCAGGGTTGAATAGCAGCACCGCCATTGATGGAGGTTCTAGCTATTCGGTGGCACTACGCAGCGACGGTACGGTCTGGGCATGGGGGGGCAATATATTCGGTACTTTAGGCGATGGGACGACTACCCAACGTCTTACTCCTGTGCAGGTATCGGGGCTGAGTAACATGACCGCTGTGGCAGCGGGTGACAGTCACTCGTTGTCCCTGCGCAGTGACGGCACGGTTTGGTCGTGGGGGAATAATATCGACGGCGCGCTTGGGATCGTCGCACCTGCCGTGCTCCTTACCCCTGGGCAGGTTGTCGGGCTCGACAGGATCACTGCCATTGAAGCGGGTGGCACCCACTCTCTGGCGGTTCAAAGCGATGGGAAACTACTGGCCTGGGGTTCCAACAGCGAAGGGCAACTGGGTGATGGCGTACCCTCACAGCGTTCCACTCCTTCGCAAGTGCTTGGAGTGACCACACCACTCTCAGTTTGCGGCGGTGGTGCGCATTCCATGGCCATGTTGGCCGACCGAACTCTCAAGGTTTGGGGAGCCAACCGCAACGGCCAGCTCGGCAATGGGATGACCATCGAAAGCCTGACGCCGCTTCAAGAGCCAACACTTCTTAATGTCGCGGCGGTTGCTTTGGGCAGCGATCACTCCCTGGTTCTGCAGGGCGATGGCTCCGTCTGGGCATGGGGCTCGAACAGAGGTGGACCGTTGGGCAACGGGACAACAATCGACAGCCTGGCGCCGCAGAGAGTGATGCAGGTCGACAATGTCATTGGGGTCGCCGCAGGCGGAGAGCTATCGCTTGCGTTGCGGCGCGACGGCACGGTTTGGGCTTGGGGCAGTTTCTATCTCAGCGACGCGTCTGCCGAATTCCTTCCCCCCATGCAGGTAGAAGGGTTGAGTGACATTACGACGATCGAGGCTGGCAGCAATCACGCGGTGGCCGTCAAGAACGACGGCACTGTCTGGGCCTGGGGGAACAACAATGATGGAGTACTTGGCGATGGGACGACCACGGACAGTCTTATCCCTGTGAGGGTATCTGGGCTGACCAGCGTAGCCTCCATTGCCGCAGGAGGTGGCCATTCATTGGCTTTGCGTAGCGACGGCACTGTCTGGTCATGGGGTTTGAATTTCAACGGTCAGTTGGGCAACGGGACCGTTGTTGGTCGCCGCGTTCCCGTACAGATCTCTGGGTTGAGTAGCATCATCGCCATCGCTGCAGGGCTGGCCCACTCGTTGGCTCTTCAGAGCGACGGCACAGTCTGGGCCTGGGGGTCCAATGCTTTGGGCCAGATCGGTGATGGGACAACCATCGACCGCATCGTCCCTGTGAAAGTCGCTGCATTGAACGGCGTCACCTCGATTGCTGCTGGGGAACTGCATTCCATGGCCGTTCGCAGTGACGGCACTGCCTGGGCCTGGGGTTCAAGCTCCTATGGGCAGCTCGGTGATGGGACGACCTCGCGCCGCCTGGTACCCGTGCTGCCTCGGCTGCCTTGAGGTCCTCCCGGGGGCCGTTTCGACGAAGCATGAAGGGCCCACAGACTGCGTGTCGCAGAGGATGGTGCTCACCCTCTGGAAAGTGTGCGTCGGTGCTCTGCTTGTGGGTGGGACGGGTTTCTGAGAGTCGTCAGATCTGCTGGACCGTGCGGCACTGGGCGGACCGCCGATGTTGGTCAGCGGTCCGCCCTCAGTCCTTGGAGGTTAGTTGTTTGGGGCCCCCCCAAGGATCCACGAGCGCACGCGGACCACCAAGCCCGGGTTATTGGTGAAGTAGTTCAAGTCGTTTGAGGGCATCCGAGTACCACAACCGGTGCCCTCCATCTTGCGGATGAGCGCCGAGCCATCCGGATTACCAGGTGCTACACGCGGGATTTGTGGGCTGCAGGCGCCAGCAAGCACATTGACCAGGTTCGAGTAACTGGTGCCTGAGCCGAGGCTAAGTCCTCCGCTCCCGCCATGGCAGCCCGTGCACTTGAAGTTCCAGATGCTCTGCACAGAGGTGGCGTAGAGGGGCACCGTGACGGGCACGGTGATGTTTCGGGTGATGGGAGGGCTCTGGCCGTCAGTGACGCTCACGGAGAGGGTGAAGGAGGTTTGCGTGCCGATCACGGGAGAGAACCACTGAGCGGCCGCGGAAGTCTGGCTGCCCACGAAAGTGCCCAGCGTGGCCGGGGCCGTCTGGCTCCACGAATAGGTGAGGGGGTCGCCATCCGGATCACTCGCTGTGATGGAGAACGCTCCCGTGTCACCCGCCGCCAGCGTCGTCGGCCCGGCGATGTTGGCATTCACGTTGGGCGGCTGGTTCACCTTGTTGACGGTGACGTCGACGTCCCTCCGCACAATACCTCCCTGTCCATCCGACACGGTGACGCGCAGCCTGAAGACGCCGTTGGCGGTCACATTCGGGGCCGTCCAGGTAGGGTTGGTCGAGGAGGTGCTGCTGAAGGTGCCCAGGGGAGAAGATGGGGTCAGCTGGGCCCAGGAGTAGGTGATGTTGTCTCCATCCGGGTCGGTCGCGCTCACCGACAAGTTGGTGGCCGTCTGCTCGTTGATGGTGGAGGGGGAGGCCGAGGGCCCCGTCACCGTGGGCG is a genomic window of Hyalangium gracile containing:
- a CDS encoding RCC1 domain-containing protein; this translates as MSSFKALVGFVLLLVTGCISLPGIEPAVAPTIIESTQSATTVMASAPVTFHVTVQDSTASVLRFEWTASTGTLGTPTSTDATSEVTWTAPLCVPAGTLATITVSVTNGAELSASKTFDISANPCPEPAVSAGGTHSLALRADGTVWSWGSDGTGVNHLEPVQVAGLNSVIAVSAGTNFSLALRSNGTVWAWGRNAYGQLGDGSTTDRLTPAQVSGLSNITAMAAGGSHALALRGDGSVWAWGRNFYGQLGDGKTEDQSTPVQVAGLSNITDISAGFSHSLALKSDGSVWAWGDNGQGQLGDGTRSHRSTPVQVSGLNSSTAIDGGSSYSVALRSDGTVWAWGGNIFGTLGDGTTTQRLTPVQVSGLSNMTAVAAGDSHSLSLRSDGTVWSWGNNIDGALGIVAPAVLLTPGQVVGLDRITAIEAGGTHSLAVQSDGKLLAWGSNSEGQLGDGVPSQRSTPSQVLGVTTPLSVCGGGAHSMAMLADRTLKVWGANRNGQLGNGMTIESLTPLQEPTLLNVAAVALGSDHSLVLQGDGSVWAWGSNRGGPLGNGTTIDSLAPQRVMQVDNVIGVAAGGELSLALRRDGTVWAWGSFYLSDASAEFLPPMQVEGLSDITTIEAGSNHAVAVKNDGTVWAWGNNNDGVLGDGTTTDSLIPVRVSGLTSVASIAAGGGHSLALRSDGTVWSWGLNFNGQLGNGTVVGRRVPVQISGLSSIIAIAAGLAHSLALQSDGTVWAWGSNALGQIGDGTTIDRIVPVKVAALNGVTSIAAGELHSMAVRSDGTAWAWGSSSYGQLGDGTTSRRLVPVLPRLP